In Patulibacter sp. SYSU D01012, a single window of DNA contains:
- a CDS encoding glycosyltransferase, with product MRILLWHVHGSWTTGFVHGGHDYVVPVLPDRGPDGVGRARTYAWPDEVRELPPEALADEPFDLVLLQRPHELELATEWLGGRRPGRDVPAVYVEHNAPQGRIAELVHPARDWGVPIVHVTHFNRLMWDCGTAPTHVIEHGIVDPGHRYTGELARVAAVANEARRRGRVTGTDLILDLRERLPLDLFGIDAESLGGVGDLPHADLHREMARRRVYVHLNRWTSLGLSLLEAMQLGMPVVALSTTEAPEAIPADVATVTNRPDVIEATVRELLADPDLARERGARARAHALERFGLDRFLVDWDALLADLVPA from the coding sequence GTGAGGATCCTCCTGTGGCACGTGCACGGGTCCTGGACGACGGGGTTCGTGCACGGGGGCCACGACTACGTCGTCCCGGTCCTGCCCGACCGCGGACCGGACGGCGTGGGTCGCGCGCGCACCTACGCCTGGCCGGACGAGGTGCGCGAGCTGCCGCCGGAGGCGCTCGCGGACGAGCCCTTCGACCTCGTGCTGCTGCAGCGCCCGCACGAGCTCGAGCTCGCCACGGAGTGGCTCGGCGGGCGGCGGCCCGGGCGCGACGTTCCCGCCGTGTACGTCGAGCACAACGCGCCCCAGGGGCGGATCGCCGAGCTGGTGCACCCCGCGCGCGACTGGGGCGTCCCGATCGTGCACGTCACGCACTTCAACCGGCTGATGTGGGACTGCGGCACCGCCCCGACCCACGTCATCGAGCACGGCATCGTCGACCCCGGGCACCGGTACACCGGCGAGCTCGCGCGCGTCGCGGCCGTGGCGAACGAGGCGCGGCGCCGCGGGCGGGTCACGGGCACCGACCTGATCCTGGACCTTCGCGAGCGGCTGCCGCTCGACCTGTTCGGCATCGACGCCGAGTCGCTCGGCGGCGTGGGCGACCTGCCGCACGCCGACCTGCACCGCGAGATGGCCCGCCGGCGCGTCTACGTGCACCTCAACCGGTGGACGTCGCTCGGCCTGTCGCTGCTCGAGGCGATGCAGCTGGGGATGCCGGTCGTCGCCCTCTCCACGACCGAGGCGCCCGAGGCGATCCCCGCCGACGTCGCCACGGTCACCAACCGCCCCGACGTGATCGAGGCGACGGTGCGCGAGCTGCTCGCGGACCCCGACCTGGCCCGCGAGCGCGGCGCCCGCGCCCGCGCCCACGCGCTCGAGCGCTTCGGCCTGGACCGCTTCCTGGTGGACTGGGACGCGCTCCTCGCGGACCTCGTCCCGGCCTGA
- a CDS encoding glycosyltransferase family 9 protein, with product MAPVGREPAAERPDASPAPRAVVLRALGLGDLLTAVPALRGLRRALPGHRIELAAPAALAPLAALSGAVDETVAVPSLVTLPDPVPPLPARLHGAEVAVNLHGAGPQSHELLRATRPRRLMAFACGPFPDGPAWDPDEHEVERWCRLLGAHGVPCDPHDLLLPRPEGRGGGGSRSGGGSRDGGGSRSGGGSRDGGRGGGGHAAGGEGAGSGEHAARGAVVLHPGAASGARRWPVERFAAVARALTAAGERVLLTGSPAEAGLAAELARRADLPDGACLAGRTDVLGLATVVADAACVVAGDTGVAHLATAMGTPSVLLFGPTPPTAWGPLIGRDPDAPRHLVLWAGRTGDPHADAPDPGLLEITPQAVLDGVRRVRATGPARRDG from the coding sequence GTGGCCCCCGTAGGCCGCGAGCCTGCCGCCGAGCGTCCCGACGCCTCCCCCGCCCCGCGCGCCGTCGTCCTGCGCGCGCTGGGGCTGGGGGACCTCCTCACCGCCGTGCCCGCCCTCCGCGGGCTGCGGCGGGCCCTGCCGGGGCACCGGATCGAGCTGGCGGCCCCCGCGGCCCTCGCGCCGCTGGCCGCCCTCTCCGGCGCCGTCGACGAGACGGTCGCAGTGCCGTCCCTCGTCACCCTCCCCGACCCCGTCCCGCCGCTGCCCGCGCGCCTGCACGGCGCGGAGGTCGCGGTCAACCTGCACGGCGCCGGCCCGCAGAGCCACGAGCTGCTGCGGGCCACGCGGCCGAGGCGTCTGATGGCGTTCGCCTGCGGCCCGTTCCCCGACGGCCCGGCGTGGGATCCCGACGAGCACGAGGTCGAGCGCTGGTGCCGGCTGCTCGGCGCCCACGGCGTGCCGTGCGACCCGCACGACCTGCTGCTGCCGCGGCCCGAGGGACGCGGCGGGGGCGGCTCGCGCAGCGGGGGCGGCTCGCGCGACGGGGGCGGCTCGCGCAGCGGGGGCGGCTCGCGCGACGGGGGCCGCGGAGGTGGCGGGCACGCCGCGGGTGGTGAGGGCGCCGGCAGCGGCGAGCACGCCGCGCGCGGCGCCGTCGTGCTGCACCCGGGTGCGGCGTCCGGGGCGCGGCGCTGGCCCGTCGAGCGGTTCGCGGCGGTCGCGCGGGCACTGACCGCGGCCGGCGAGCGGGTCCTCCTCACCGGCTCGCCGGCCGAGGCCGGGCTCGCGGCCGAGCTCGCCCGGCGCGCCGACCTGCCGGACGGCGCCTGCCTGGCCGGCCGCACCGACGTGCTCGGCCTGGCGACCGTCGTCGCCGACGCGGCGTGCGTCGTGGCCGGCGACACCGGCGTCGCGCACCTCGCCACGGCGATGGGCACCCCGTCCGTCCTGCTGTTCGGCCCGACGCCGCCGACGGCGTGGGGCCCGCTCATCGGCCGCGACCCGGACGCGCCGCGCCACCTCGTCCTGTGGGCCGGCCGCACCGGCGACCCGCACGCCGACGCCCCCGACCCGGGACTGCTCGAGATCACGCCGCAGGCCGTGCTCGACGGCGTGCGGCGCGTGCGGGCGACCGGTCCGGCACGGCGCGACGGCTGA
- a CDS encoding SDR family oxidoreductase, with the protein MGTVLITGGASGLGAAFAELVREEGGTPVVLDVNAPAGGIDHEIVDLSDGRATEAAVARVVERHGDLFGVLCAGGTDKCGQLTDVDGETWEKVVAVNLFGTAAVARAALPSLERSGGTLVTVASTLGFRALPDATAYCASKFGVVGMTRALAAETAGRVRVTLLVPGGMHTAFFDDRPEQYKPAPGQELNDPRNTAAAALFAMRQPGTCEIRELVVTTSQEGSWPP; encoded by the coding sequence GTGGGCACCGTGTTGATCACCGGAGGGGCGTCCGGCCTGGGCGCCGCCTTCGCCGAGCTCGTGCGCGAGGAGGGCGGCACGCCCGTCGTCCTCGACGTCAACGCGCCGGCCGGGGGCATCGACCACGAGATCGTGGACCTCTCCGACGGCCGCGCCACCGAGGCGGCCGTGGCCCGGGTCGTCGAGCGGCACGGCGACCTCTTCGGCGTCCTCTGCGCCGGTGGCACCGACAAGTGCGGCCAGCTGACCGACGTCGACGGCGAGACGTGGGAGAAGGTCGTGGCGGTCAACCTGTTCGGCACCGCCGCCGTCGCCCGCGCCGCGCTGCCGTCGCTCGAGCGCTCCGGCGGCACGCTGGTGACCGTCGCGTCGACGCTCGGCTTCCGCGCGCTGCCCGACGCCACGGCGTACTGCGCGAGCAAGTTCGGCGTCGTCGGCATGACCCGCGCGCTCGCCGCCGAGACGGCCGGCCGGGTCCGCGTGACGCTGCTCGTCCCGGGCGGGATGCACACGGCGTTCTTCGACGACCGGCCCGAGCAGTACAAGCCCGCCCCCGGGCAGGAGCTCAACGACCCGCGCAACACGGCCGCGGCCGCGCTCTTCGCGATGCGCCAGCCGGGGACGTGCGAGATCCGCGAGCTCGTCGTCACGACGTCGCAGGAGGGCTCGTGGCCCCCGTAG
- the rfaE2 gene encoding D-glycero-beta-D-manno-heptose 1-phosphate adenylyltransferase — MTRLLVVGDALLDVDIEGSADRLSPDAPVPVITAEEHRPRPGGAGLAAVLAARDGADVTLVTALGDDEDGRRLRALLADEGVAVHDLGRDGDTVSKTRILAGGRPVARLDRGTPGVPHDLADSAAVGDHDAVLVADYGLGVSAAEGVRAFLSARLAAGVPVVWDPHPKGSEPVAGITLVTPNLKEARASAGDGPEGEKAVPAACRAGEELAGRWEAAHVCVTIGEGGAVLTAPGAAPLVVGPPRVATGDPCGAGDRFASRLALAVGDGKAPEDAVRAAVAAAAAFVDAGGARAAGGLPVQPAAPSGPAASVTRESAALELVERVRARGGTVVATGGCFDLLHAGHVESLQAARELGDALVVCLNSDDSVRRLKGPERPIIREEDRAAVLGALACVDAVAVFAEDTPVALLERLRPDLFVKGGDYRPEELPETPVLARWGGRVVTVPLKAGRSTTSILQEVRRVA; from the coding sequence ATGACCCGCCTGCTCGTGGTCGGCGACGCCCTGCTCGACGTCGACATCGAGGGCAGCGCCGACCGCCTGTCGCCCGACGCGCCCGTCCCGGTCATCACGGCCGAGGAGCACCGCCCCCGCCCGGGCGGCGCCGGCCTGGCGGCCGTGCTCGCCGCGCGCGACGGCGCCGACGTCACGCTCGTCACCGCGCTCGGCGACGACGAGGACGGCCGCCGCCTGCGCGCCCTGCTCGCCGACGAGGGCGTGGCCGTGCACGACCTGGGCCGCGACGGCGACACCGTCTCGAAGACGCGCATCCTGGCCGGTGGCCGCCCGGTCGCGCGCCTGGACCGCGGCACGCCCGGCGTCCCCCACGACCTGGCGGACTCCGCGGCCGTGGGCGACCACGACGCCGTGCTCGTCGCCGACTACGGCCTGGGCGTCTCCGCCGCCGAAGGGGTCCGGGCGTTCCTGTCCGCCCGCCTGGCCGCCGGCGTGCCGGTCGTCTGGGACCCGCACCCGAAGGGCAGCGAGCCCGTCGCCGGGATCACCCTCGTCACGCCCAACCTGAAGGAGGCGCGGGCGTCCGCCGGCGACGGCCCCGAGGGCGAGAAGGCCGTGCCCGCCGCGTGCCGCGCCGGCGAGGAGCTGGCCGGCCGCTGGGAGGCCGCGCACGTGTGCGTGACGATCGGCGAGGGCGGCGCGGTGCTGACCGCCCCGGGCGCGGCCCCGCTCGTCGTCGGCCCGCCGCGCGTGGCGACCGGCGACCCGTGCGGCGCCGGCGACCGCTTCGCGTCGCGCCTGGCGCTGGCCGTCGGCGACGGCAAGGCGCCCGAGGACGCGGTCCGCGCGGCCGTCGCGGCCGCCGCGGCGTTCGTCGACGCGGGCGGCGCCCGTGCGGCCGGCGGCCTGCCCGTCCAGCCCGCCGCCCCGTCCGGCCCGGCCGCGTCCGTGACCCGCGAGAGCGCGGCGCTCGAGCTCGTCGAGCGCGTCCGCGCCCGCGGCGGCACCGTCGTCGCGACCGGCGGCTGCTTCGACCTGCTCCACGCCGGCCACGTCGAGTCGCTGCAGGCCGCGCGCGAGCTCGGCGACGCGCTCGTCGTGTGCCTGAACTCCGACGACTCCGTCCGGCGCCTGAAGGGCCCGGAGCGGCCGATCATCCGCGAGGAGGACCGGGCCGCCGTGCTCGGCGCCCTCGCGTGCGTCGACGCCGTCGCCGTGTTCGCGGAGGACACCCCCGTGGCGCTCCTGGAGCGCCTGCGCCCCGACCTGTTCGTCAAGGGCGGGGACTACCGGCCCGAGGAGCTGCCGGAGACGCCCGTGCTCGCCCGCTGGGGCGGCCGCGTCGTCACCGTGCCGCTCAAGGCGGGCCGTTCCACCACATCCATCCTGCAGGAGGTACGCCGTGTCGCATGA
- a CDS encoding SIS domain-containing protein, giving the protein MDEVEAWGTAIADLCLGGGRLLVAGNGGSAAEAQHLTAELVGRFETERRPLSALALHAETSSLTAITNDYGADQAFARQVRAHGRAGDMLLLLSTSGESTNLVAAAAAARELGVATLALTGPGPNALATACDRAALVPAPRSATIQEIHLLAVHVLCRAVDARVAEVSAAGLGVAYDGVPVRGVADLARRALGGIASIRQEPTR; this is encoded by the coding sequence CTGGACGAGGTCGAGGCGTGGGGCACGGCGATCGCCGACCTGTGCCTGGGCGGCGGGCGCCTGCTCGTGGCCGGCAACGGCGGGAGCGCGGCGGAGGCGCAGCACCTGACCGCCGAGCTCGTCGGCCGGTTCGAGACGGAGCGGCGACCGCTCAGCGCGCTCGCCCTCCACGCCGAGACGTCGTCGCTCACCGCGATCACGAACGACTACGGCGCCGACCAGGCGTTCGCGCGGCAGGTCCGGGCGCACGGCCGGGCCGGCGACATGCTCCTGCTGCTCAGCACGTCCGGCGAGAGCACCAACCTGGTGGCGGCCGCCGCGGCGGCGCGCGAGCTGGGCGTGGCGACGCTGGCGCTGACCGGCCCGGGACCGAACGCGCTGGCGACCGCCTGCGACCGTGCCGCGCTCGTGCCGGCGCCGCGCTCGGCGACCATCCAGGAGATCCACCTGCTGGCCGTGCACGTCCTGTGCCGCGCCGTCGACGCCCGGGTGGCCGAGGTCTCCGCCGCGGGCCTGGGCGTCGCCTACGACGGCGTGCCGGTGCGCGGCGTCGCCGACCTGGCCCGCCGCGCGCTCGGCGGGATCGCCTCGATCCGTCAGGAGCCCACCCGATGA
- a CDS encoding glycosyltransferase — protein sequence MIISLVSEHASPLAVLGGVDAGGQNVHVAALACALAREGHEVVVHTRRDDPALPARVPFADGVVVEHVDAGPATTLPKDDLLPHMAAFGRRLRESWSVPGRRPDVVHAHFWMSGLAAVEAARPLGVPVLQTFHALGVVKRRHQGAADTSPAARATLEPELARTVDHVLATCSDEVFELRRLGTPRGRITVVPCGVDLTRFTPDGPAEARANDRFRILAVSRMVPRKGIGDLITALPGVPGAELVIAGGPDRERLDTDEEAVRLQHLARTLGVADRVDFRGRVAREDLPTLLRSADVVGCVPWYEPFGIVPLEAMACGVPVLASAVGGMIDTVVHGETGWHVPPRAPDAIAAELRRVMAAPEERVRCGVHGARRAARRYGWDRIAQSTLEAYDRVLPAERRAAATASRRERAVTS from the coding sequence ATGATCATCTCCCTGGTGTCCGAGCACGCGAGCCCCCTCGCCGTGCTCGGCGGCGTCGACGCCGGCGGCCAGAACGTCCACGTCGCGGCGCTCGCGTGCGCCCTGGCGCGGGAGGGCCACGAGGTGGTCGTCCACACCCGCCGCGACGACCCCGCGCTGCCCGCCCGGGTCCCGTTCGCGGACGGCGTCGTCGTCGAGCACGTGGACGCCGGCCCCGCGACGACGCTGCCGAAGGACGACCTGCTGCCGCACATGGCCGCGTTCGGCCGCAGGCTGCGCGAGAGCTGGTCGGTGCCCGGCCGTCGTCCCGACGTCGTGCACGCGCACTTCTGGATGTCGGGCCTGGCCGCGGTCGAGGCCGCCCGTCCGCTCGGCGTCCCGGTCCTGCAGACCTTCCATGCGCTCGGCGTCGTCAAGCGCCGCCACCAGGGCGCCGCCGACACGAGCCCGGCGGCGCGCGCCACGCTCGAGCCCGAGCTGGCGCGCACCGTCGACCACGTGCTCGCCACGTGCAGCGACGAGGTCTTCGAGCTGCGTCGCCTGGGCACGCCGCGCGGGCGCATCACCGTCGTGCCGTGCGGCGTCGACCTGACGCGGTTCACGCCCGACGGCCCCGCCGAGGCGCGCGCGAACGACCGCTTCCGCATCCTCGCCGTCAGCCGCATGGTGCCGCGCAAGGGCATCGGCGACCTGATCACCGCCCTGCCGGGCGTGCCGGGGGCCGAGCTCGTGATCGCGGGCGGGCCGGACCGGGAGCGGCTGGACACGGACGAGGAGGCCGTCCGGCTGCAGCACCTGGCGCGCACGCTCGGCGTCGCCGACCGCGTCGACTTCCGCGGGCGGGTCGCCCGCGAGGACCTGCCGACGCTGCTGCGCTCCGCCGACGTCGTCGGCTGCGTCCCCTGGTACGAGCCGTTCGGCATCGTGCCGCTCGAGGCAATGGCCTGCGGCGTGCCCGTCCTGGCCAGCGCGGTCGGCGGGATGATCGACACCGTCGTGCACGGCGAGACGGGGTGGCACGTGCCGCCCCGCGCCCCCGACGCGATCGCCGCCGAGTTGCGGCGCGTGATGGCGGCGCCGGAGGAGCGGGTGCGCTGCGGCGTCCATGGCGCCCGCCGGGCTGCCCGCCGCTACGGCTGGGACCGGATCGCCCAGAGCACCCTCGAGGCGTACGACCGCGTGCTGCCGGCAGAGCGCCGGGCCGCGGCCACCGCCAGCCGTCGCGAGCGGGCGGTGACGTCGTGA
- a CDS encoding glycosyltransferase family 9 protein, which yields MSGTLLTRLDSLGDVLLTGPAVRAAARTGGPVTLVVGPRGVPAARMLPGVDEVVVFHTPWIDATPGPVDRAGMDDLVARIAAIAPDRAAILGSFHQSPLPTALLLRLAGVPEIAAVSVDYPGTLLDHRLRDPGDVHEVERSLLVVRALGLEPDDDPRMAVRRDPAARPDALPDGDYVVVHPGASVPARAWAPERHRDLVRALADRGHRVVVTGGPDETALTAVVSDDGATALDLGGRTDVPGMAEILAGARVVVVGNTGPAHLAAAVRVPIVSLFAPTVPAARWRPWAVPQELLHLPVPCAGCRATTCPVPGHPCLDDLPVDEVVAATERLLRGPAAGPATSPDLEVTR from the coding sequence GTGAGCGGGACGCTCCTCACCCGCCTGGACAGCCTCGGCGACGTCCTGCTCACCGGCCCCGCCGTGCGCGCCGCGGCGCGCACGGGCGGCCCCGTGACGCTCGTCGTCGGGCCGCGCGGCGTGCCCGCCGCGCGGATGCTGCCCGGCGTCGACGAGGTCGTGGTCTTCCACACGCCGTGGATCGACGCGACCCCAGGCCCCGTCGACCGCGCCGGGATGGACGACCTGGTCGCCCGCATCGCCGCGATCGCGCCCGACCGGGCGGCGATCCTCGGCTCGTTCCACCAGAGCCCGCTCCCCACCGCCCTGCTGCTGCGGCTGGCCGGCGTGCCCGAGATCGCCGCGGTCAGCGTCGACTACCCCGGCACCCTCCTGGACCACCGGCTGCGCGACCCCGGCGACGTGCACGAGGTCGAGCGCAGCCTGCTCGTCGTCCGCGCCCTGGGCCTGGAGCCCGACGACGACCCCCGCATGGCCGTCCGGCGCGACCCGGCCGCGCGGCCCGACGCCCTGCCCGACGGCGACTACGTCGTGGTGCATCCGGGTGCGTCGGTGCCGGCCCGCGCCTGGGCGCCCGAGCGCCACCGCGACCTCGTCCGGGCGCTCGCGGACCGCGGCCACCGCGTCGTCGTCACCGGCGGGCCCGACGAGACGGCGCTCACCGCCGTCGTCTCGGACGACGGCGCCACGGCGCTCGACCTCGGCGGCCGCACCGACGTGCCGGGGATGGCCGAGATCCTCGCCGGCGCGCGCGTGGTCGTCGTCGGCAACACCGGACCCGCGCACCTGGCCGCGGCGGTCCGGGTGCCGATCGTCTCGCTCTTCGCCCCCACGGTGCCGGCCGCGCGCTGGCGCCCCTGGGCCGTCCCGCAGGAGCTGCTGCACCTGCCGGTGCCGTGCGCCGGGTGCCGGGCCACGACGTGCCCGGTCCCCGGCCACCCCTGCCTCGACGACCTGCCGGTCGACGAGGTCGTCGCGGCCACGGAGCGTCTGCTCCGCGGTCCGGCGGCGGGGCCGGCCACGAGTCCCGACCTGGAGGTCACCCGATGA